A DNA window from Salvelinus sp. IW2-2015 linkage group LG4q.1:29, ASM291031v2, whole genome shotgun sequence contains the following coding sequences:
- the LOC111962040 gene encoding capZ-interacting protein isoform X1 — protein sequence MEEDAPPKKSVAELAGRFKAHAPPIPTGTDGSKPVRRRPPRTLQLPKTTAQGQVDEEKPISPSLHPAKIKRNSALIEKLQANLALSPCSLLPSPKSPGLRLLPPSFTPTSPTPPVTTPTSPVSRAPLPRSLSEEETPATFEVAATPTEGSLLPSINKGRARLSIRRRPPSRRHRKSSGEEGDGATGEETPLTTSDDPEAKVGEEEKGEGEEVFEKEVEEKDGERADTSLSTKAKIETGSSTPANSQQQITTTDSSTTDKDPLEKTKSEKTLEPQREERQERQTGDERQEDRQTAEERQTGEEVTGSRGEEVKDCGQGCGGEEEKGRESCSAEESSTEREKEEGEELACKEKEGERNTNCNEEKENTKL from the exons ATGGAG GAGGACGCCCCGCCTAAGAAGTCAGTGGCGGAGCTGGCTGGAAGGTTCAAAGCTCATGCCCCTCCCATTCCCACGGGAACTGACGGG AGTAAGCCTGTTAGGAGACGCCCCCCTCGAACCCTACAGCTCCCCAAGACCACGGCACAGGGGCAGGTGGAcgaggag AAACCCATCTCCCCGTCTCTGCATCCTGCCAAAATCAAAAGGAACTCTGCTCTTATTGAGAAACTGCAG gctAACCTGGCGTTATCCCCCTGTTCCCTCCTGCCCTCTCCTAAGAGCCCTGGGCTGAGACTGTTGCCCCCCTCCTTTACCCccacctcccccacccctcctgtTACTACCCCCACCTCCCCAGTGAGCAGGGCACCCCTCCCTCGGTCGCTGAGCGAGGAAGAGACACCTGCCACCTTTGAGGTCGCAGCCACACCCACCGAAGGATCCCTACTGCCCAGTATCAACAAG GGAAGAGCCCGCCTCTCCATCCGGCGACGCCCACCTTCGCGACGACACAGGAAGTCCAGCGGAGAGGAAGGAGACGGGGCGACGGGTGAAGAGACGCCCCTAACTACATCCGACGACCCTGAGGCCAAAGttggggaggaagagaagggagagggggaggaggtgtttGAGAAGGAAGTGGAAGAGAAGGATGGCGAAAGAGCAGACACATCTCTGTCTACCAAAGCAAAGATAGAGACAGGCTCATCTACCCCTGCTAACTCACAGCAACAGATTACCACAACAGACAGCTCAACCACAGACAAAGACCCCCTAGAAAAGACAAAGTCAGAAAAAACGCTGGagccccagagagaggagagacaggagagacagacaggagacgagagacaggaggacagacagacagcagaggagagacagacaggagaggaggtaacaGGGTCTAGAGGAGAAGAGGTGAAAGATTGTGGTCAGGggtgtggaggagaagaggagaaggggagggagagttgTTCAGCAGAGGAgtcatctacagagagagagaaagaagagggggaagagctGGCCTGcaaagaaaaggagggagagaggaatacaAACTGCAACGAAGAGAAG GAGAACACCAAGCTCTGA
- the LOC111962040 gene encoding capZ-interacting protein isoform X2 gives MEEDAPPKKSVAELAGRFKAHAPPIPTGTDGKPISPSLHPAKIKRNSALIEKLQANLALSPCSLLPSPKSPGLRLLPPSFTPTSPTPPVTTPTSPVSRAPLPRSLSEEETPATFEVAATPTEGSLLPSINKGRARLSIRRRPPSRRHRKSSGEEGDGATGEETPLTTSDDPEAKVGEEEKGEGEEVFEKEVEEKDGERADTSLSTKAKIETGSSTPANSQQQITTTDSSTTDKDPLEKTKSEKTLEPQREERQERQTGDERQEDRQTAEERQTGEEVTGSRGEEVKDCGQGCGGEEEKGRESCSAEESSTEREKEEGEELACKEKEGERNTNCNEEKENTKL, from the exons ATGGAG GAGGACGCCCCGCCTAAGAAGTCAGTGGCGGAGCTGGCTGGAAGGTTCAAAGCTCATGCCCCTCCCATTCCCACGGGAACTGACGGG AAACCCATCTCCCCGTCTCTGCATCCTGCCAAAATCAAAAGGAACTCTGCTCTTATTGAGAAACTGCAG gctAACCTGGCGTTATCCCCCTGTTCCCTCCTGCCCTCTCCTAAGAGCCCTGGGCTGAGACTGTTGCCCCCCTCCTTTACCCccacctcccccacccctcctgtTACTACCCCCACCTCCCCAGTGAGCAGGGCACCCCTCCCTCGGTCGCTGAGCGAGGAAGAGACACCTGCCACCTTTGAGGTCGCAGCCACACCCACCGAAGGATCCCTACTGCCCAGTATCAACAAG GGAAGAGCCCGCCTCTCCATCCGGCGACGCCCACCTTCGCGACGACACAGGAAGTCCAGCGGAGAGGAAGGAGACGGGGCGACGGGTGAAGAGACGCCCCTAACTACATCCGACGACCCTGAGGCCAAAGttggggaggaagagaagggagagggggaggaggtgtttGAGAAGGAAGTGGAAGAGAAGGATGGCGAAAGAGCAGACACATCTCTGTCTACCAAAGCAAAGATAGAGACAGGCTCATCTACCCCTGCTAACTCACAGCAACAGATTACCACAACAGACAGCTCAACCACAGACAAAGACCCCCTAGAAAAGACAAAGTCAGAAAAAACGCTGGagccccagagagaggagagacaggagagacagacaggagacgagagacaggaggacagacagacagcagaggagagacagacaggagaggaggtaacaGGGTCTAGAGGAGAAGAGGTGAAAGATTGTGGTCAGGggtgtggaggagaagaggagaaggggagggagagttgTTCAGCAGAGGAgtcatctacagagagagagaaagaagagggggaagagctGGCCTGcaaagaaaaggagggagagaggaatacaAACTGCAACGAAGAGAAG GAGAACACCAAGCTCTGA